A genome region from Labrus mixtus chromosome 9, fLabMix1.1, whole genome shotgun sequence includes the following:
- the c2cd3 gene encoding C2 domain-containing protein 3 — MKSRKQKSVKAGGSKKKVPSDVTASTSLPPLVEGQLRCFLRVTISRVLWTVHKPPSATFVRLRWWGESSNGTHFLPRDGSQLSQKIIKTTARFPIRCGPKQFTSYLTDMGSMVLEVLTKPDHLPIARSQVTGISRLSLSHSISGFYTIISPTSEKLGELQVSLNLEPLVEAYDSSSSCPATDISTEVLQVPTLTVPLQPRSLSAGGSGGNTPRGKDHLYFQNEQKDNGKEESLKNPLSGTNRSQNYQTAVNPSSETTNDILSVILERGNKLRNAMVVSALKCDTDSAPALKDTPLPLPKDNILPLSKPSSSPSGTFLQNILHADSALKHCDDVAVVKDDGLDCPADMDNRAVDLLLGSLNTSPLPPWDGEHCSLESLSGHSSVCGDSELNDPQYDQSLLENLFYKTPIIDMTQSDPEAGERQTESSSQKHPTQSGPKTSGRPNSEPQWSADSADFPPGLSSEHMSLLSSMRLARVTIDSLTVPSGSSNTTPGKTSSKGKPPRPLNMKKCTYFIEYLFPKASTCSRHDRTKGREGEVTRAVASKVNGGVVRFHQHTVFPVLLSTATVKQWWETDLIFKIHSRNSNQKKPVLIGKAVHPLHCLLQSKQLSQSVILPVLNVEGNCEMREVGPLKVSVELAKDNKDFSSEKKRSKLAWSDTSPSQTALSPHRESSSRPQQVDTSREDLQDGSFGDSRLKVWSPQKPFKEPTPHHVLHTSPHKSCRQVEEDPEVLLHTLLMVPDGKDFNCGPMQAPNVYLNCKLFWSDETARSGISWGQRNPSFNFVQVTPVALTSKLLERMRNNMMVVEVWQKTGSSAQDRLLGLVKLPLHQFYMSFRDPKIAHLLLQAQYPVLGVDCYMPVVDVFSGGCKGYLRVVLALGQSEQIVAFQRTRDETYNSLPHLVRPVHLLDHQPHSQTKVIASRPDTMREHLFVIRVEKVNGLTPLQSTVWGEADCYVQYSFPCQEADPAAKVDENLIESSLNLKLFRTTTTLCVPDPVFGHTETHVLLAPEGVPAQRLLLSSLSSQGLSSGGGVQFEVWCRYYYPNVRDQLVAKGLLPLSKLCAMITMQRQHPDEAQMFSLPLIPRTDSPTGRQPQPSGLLDVCVRYKHRPMRTEGQTVRGASARVVTLAVQVHRASGLQAAARVLSEQDDRFSYFAGVGVNSYVTVQLSFLPESDRRCTRVAARTFCPEFDHHVELSCDLLVHRSSGETRSLAEHLEEASAVFTVWNKDSRKGLMLDQKRKDVMLGTMKIPLADLINKRTGISGWFGLYIPQDTSSSQHQHILVGGLEISVNFAHHSDRERVIKAAEGVGWERTQNEMQDEEEEDWENSTRKISLTFSMPRVWIPVHCLLLPGHSQLQRSTYCYFRYKFYDQEAFCSQMKHPSVEEEGQATVTFQGSRSVELMSTQPLMWYLREERLEVQVWVAFKKDKTQRPRDTDRLVGSAFVDLSSLAKTPKQKLTLSGVYPLFRRSAADLQGAALRVHITLTVGFVPMEVPAGVDTQVDSDSQVELLPEETEAANRTPSPASPEKSRTQSRHKNKSTRATPDFPSVQHTETSLDESFPVTVTVDSAMHLNLKGCPLTERNGGTLCCCVSYLTADSDEHASTAVIDNTDCPVWDHQHECRLSKQLLVDPQQSLVFKVWHKGEMERVLGFASVDLSPLLCGFQSVCGWYNITDFSGQCHGQLKVSITPLRGLQDLRGQRKTVNEEAATNSSALFQALPLSYHTTATYTSFPAHISRYPEQKISSPDHTDRLFSERSSESDRYFEHMDKVRLYHQSLQEQTANNSIGSSTAADINPSSSFLFSALRKKLSELDNIQKYFSRKLSTPTFPPVIEQDVQTKHEEERDAETDSCQLLLRSNQLVGEVNNIISGLQEHNPTKIPSNLPSSSTTSPFADNNLQTITESLSSPRRASNSSQEDVFRMLTPLPKMPDDKWDSEPEEENDRHNYQASVSEDENKEGSDRDEDSTELREDEEAEEDNDGDYDVVVLQPRPLNEMTSLTDKTSPWTSIMSDPDLVSLQSLEASEEQDLSQDDGENWQMVNLQTNESGEEHEFTRGEERERDDESLNGSAEDVSDVDRDVERAPRVVHERGEEPDSMNEKSSPPRTQHTTDTHDASGTQDNQDTPLKLSVPVEVPNFFLPSRQLEASMRAIRLAPSFSQASCDTGRGSSGHRMTHLRGPRQRPDMSPSSIKKETERIAKIFAAHFDDS, encoded by the exons ATGAAGAGCAGAAAACAGAAGTCCGTCAAAGCTGGAGGCAGCAAAAAGAAAG TCCCCAGCGATGTGACCGCCTCCACCAGCCTCCCTCCCCTGGTCGAGGGACAGCTGAGATGCTTCCTGCGAGTGACCATAAGTCGTGTGTTATGGACAGTCCACAAACCTCCGTCTGCGACATTCGTCAGGCTGCGCTGGTGGGGAGAGTCATCCAACGGGACTCATTTCTTACCAAGAGATGGATCACAGCTGTCACAGAAGATCATCAAGACCACAGCTCGCTTCCCCATTCGCTGTGGGCCAAAGCAGTTCACCTCATATCTTACAG ATATGGGCTCTATGGTACTGGAAGTTCTGACAAAACCGGATCATTTGCCGATTGCAAGATCTCAGGTGACCGGcatctctcgtctctctctttcacactccATAAGTGGATTTTACACCATCATTTCTCCCACATCTGAGAAGCTTGGAGAGTTACAG GTATCACTCAACTTGGAGCCCCTGGTGGAAGCCtatgacagcagcagctcatgtCCCGCCACAGATATCAGCACTGAAGTACTGCAAGTCCCCACACTGACTGTGCCTTTGCAGCCCAGATCACTCTCAGCTGGCGGCAGCGGTGGAAACACACCCAG AGGGAAAGACCACTTATATTTCCAAAATGAGCAAAAGGACAATGGCAAAGAAGAGTCCCTGAAGAATCCGTTGTCGGGAACAAACAGATCTCAGAACTATCAAACAGCTGTGAATCCTTCAAGCGAAACTACCAATGATATCCTCTCAG TTATTCTCGAGCGTGGAAACAAGCTGAGAAATGCCATGGTcgtatcagctttaaaatgtgacacaGATTCTGCCCCAGCTCTGAAAGACACACCTCTGCCTCTCCCAAAGGATAACATCCTGCCACTGTCCAA accctcctcttctccctctggaACGTTTCTTCAAAATATTCTTCATGCTGATTCAGCTCTCAAGCACTGTGACGATGTTGCTGTAGTCAAAGACGATGGCTTAGATTGTCCTGCAGACATGGATAACAGAGCTGTTGATCTGCTCCTTGGCag CCTGAACacttctcctctgcctccctgGGATGGAGAGCACTGCTCCCTAGAATCTCTGTCTGGCCATAGCAGTGTGTGTGGGGACAGTGAGCTCAATGACCCTCAATATGACCAGAGCTTACTGgaaaatttgttttataaaaccCCT ATTATAGACATGACCCAAAGTGACCCTGAGGCTGGGGAACGACAAACAGAGTCCTCCAGCCAAAAACATCCGACACAGTCTGGACCTAAGACTAGTGGACG TCCAAATTCAGAGCCTCAGTGGTCTGCAGATTCTGCTGATTTTCCTCCTGGCCTGAGTTCAGAGCACATGTCTTTACTGAGTTCGATGCGGCTGGCGAGAGTCACCATTGACTCTCTGACCGTACCTTCAGGGAGTTCTAACACCACACCTGGGAAAACCTCAAGTAAAGGAAAACCCCCTCGACCATTAAACATGAAGAAGTG CACATATTTCATTGAGTACCTGTTCCCGAAGGCTTCGACTTGTAGTCGACATGATCGCACtaaaggaagagaaggagaagttACGAGAGCTGTTGCCAGTAAAGTCAATGGAGGAG TGGTCAGGTTCCACCAGCACACCGTGTTTCCTGTCCTCCTCAGTACAGCAACTGTTAAACAATGGTGGGAAACTGATCTGATTTTTAAGATTCACTCACGCAACAGCAACCAAAAGAAA CCTGTTCTCATTGGTAAGGCAGTTCACCCTCTGCACTGTCTGCTGCAGAGTAAGCAGCTGAGTCAGTCTGTCATCTTACCTGTGCTGAATGTGGAAGGAAACTGTGAAATGCGGGAGGTTGGACCTCTAAAG gtgTCAGTAGAACTTGCAAAAGACAACAAAGATTtctcctctgaaaaaaaaagaagcaagctGGCTTGGAGCGACACATCTCCTTCACAAACTGCACTCagtccacacagagagagcagctccaggCCTCAGCAGGTTGACACAAGCAGAGAGGATTTACAAGATGGCTCTTTTGGAGATTCAAGGCTTAAAGTTTGGAGTCCTCAAAAACCCTTCAAAGAACCCACTCCCCATCATGTCCTGCACACATCTCCTCATAAATCCTGTcggcaggtggaggaggatcCTGAGGTCCTTCTGCACACCTTACTCATGGTGCCAGATGGAAAGGACTTCAACTGTGGGCCCATGCAGGCTCCCAATGTGTACTTGAACTGTAAACTGTTTTGGAGCGATGAAACTGCACGATCTGGGATCAGTTGGGGTCAGAGAAATCCATCATTCAACTTTGTTCAG GTGACTCCTGTGGCCTTAACATCCAAACTGCTGGAACGTATGAGGAACAACATGATGGTGGTTGAGGTGTGGCAGAAGACAGGAAGCTCAGCGCAAGATCGACTCCTGGGCCTCGTTAAATTACCTCTCCACCAGTTCTACATGTCTTTCAG GGATCCAAAGATCGCTCACCTTCTTCTCCAGGCGCAGTACCCTGTTTTAGGGGTGGACTGCTACATGCCCGTGGTTGACGTGTTCTCAGGCGGTTGTAAAGGATATCTCAGGGTTGTTTTGGCTCTGGGCCAATCAGAGCAGATAGTTGCCTTTCAGCGCACAAGGGATGAAACCTACAACTCTTTACCTCATCTTGTGAGACCAGTTCATCTGCTCGATCACCAACCGCATTCTCAAACAAAG GTCATTGCATCACGCCCAGACACTATGAGAGAACATCTGTTTGTTATTCGAGTGGAGAAGGTGAATGGGCTGACACCTCTGCAGTCCACGGTGTGGGGTGAGGCAGACTGCTACGTCCAGTACAGTTTCCCCTGTCAGGAGGCAGACCCAGCTGCAAAAGTGGATGAAAACTTAATAGAGAGCA GCCTGAACCTGAAGCTCTTTCGTACCACCACGACTCTCTGTGTCCCTGACCCGGTGTTCGGCCACACTGAGACTCATGTGCTTCTGGCTCCTGAAGGAGTTCCTGCTCAGAGGCTGCTGCTCAGCTCTCTTTCAAGTCAAGGCCTAAGCAGTGGAGGGGGGGTCCAGTTTGAAGTGTGgtgcag atattattatCCAAATGTTCGAGACCAGCTTGTCGCCAAAGGATTACTCCCGTTGTCAAAGCTGTGCGCCATGATCACCATGCAGAGACAGCACCCTGATGAGGCTCAAATGTTCTCCCTGCCCCTGATTCCCAGGACAGACAGTCCCACCGGGCGTCAGCCTCAGCCCTcag gcctgctggatgtgtgtgttaggtACAAGCACCGACCAATGAGAACTGAAGGGCAGACAGTTAGAGGAGCTTCTGCTCGTGTTGTGACACTCGCAGTCCAAGTGCACAGAGCGTCAGGTCTGCAGGCAGCAGCACG GGTTTTGTCAGAACAGGATGACAGATTCAGCTACTTTGCCGGTGTGGGAGTGAACTCGTATGTCACAGTCCAACTCTCCTTCCTGCCTGAGAGTGACAGGAGGTGCACCCGTGTAGCTGCGAGGACCTTCTGCCCGGAGTTTGACCACCACGTGGAGTTGTCCTGTGACCTGCTGGTTCATAGGAGCAGCGGAGAAACCCGCAGCCTGGCTGAGCACTTGGAGGAGGCCTCTGCTGTCTTCACTGTCTGGAACAAAGACAGTCGCAAAGGATTAA TGCTTGACCAAAAGCGGAAGGATGTGATGTTGGGAACAATGAAAATACCTCTGGCCGAtctcataaataaaagaacag GTATATCGGGCTGGTTTGGACTTTATATACCACAAGATACAAGTTCCTCTCAGCACCAGCACATCTTGGTTGGGGGCCTTGAGATCTCAGTTAACTTCGCCCACCACTCGGACAGAGAAAGAGTCATTAAAGCTGCTGAAGGCGTGGGCTGGGAAAGAACCCAGAATGAAATgcaagatgaagaagaagaagactgggAGAACAGCACAAGAAAAATCTCTTTGACTTTTTCGATGCCTAGAGTGTGGATACCTGTCCATTGTTTACTCCTGCCGGGCCACAGCCAGCTGCAGCGATCCACTTACTGCTACTTCAGGTACAAGTTCTACGACCAGGAAGCTTTCTGCTCACAGATGAAACACCCCTCTGTTGAGGAGGAAGGCCAAGCCACTGTGACTTTCCAGGGAAGTAGAAGCGTGGAGCTGATGAGCACTCAGCCCTTGATGTGGTATCTTCGAGAGGAGAGGCTGGAGGTACAGGTGTGGGTGgcctttaaaaaagacaaaacccaAAGGCCCCGAGATACAGACCGACTGGTTGGTTCAGCTTTTGTCGATCTGTCTTCTCTTGCGAAGACGCCTAAGCAGAAGCTCACTCTCAGTG GAGTGTATCCGCTGTTCAGGCGCTCAGCAGCTGATCTACAAGGGGCTGCACTCAGGGTGCACATTACCCTCACAGTTGGTTTTGTCCCTATGGAGGTTCCTGCTGGGGTTGACACCCAGGTGGATTCAGACAGCCAGGTAGAGCTCTTACCAGAAGAGACAGAAGCAGCAAATCGAACCCCTTCGCCTGCTTCGCCCGAAAAGTCCCgaacacagagcagacacaaGAACAAATCCACCAGAGCAACTCCAGACTTTCCATCAGTTCAGCACACAGAAACAAGCCTGGATGAATCTTTCCCTGTGACTGTGACAGTGGACAGTGCGATGCACCTGAATCTGAAAG GCTGTCCTCTTACAGAGCGCAATGGAGGGAcgctgtgctgctgtgtttcgtACCTCACTGCAGACTCTGATGAACATGCGTCCACGGCTGTCATAGACAACACAGACTGCCCTGTTTGGGACCATCAACATGAGTGCAG GCTTTCAAAACAGCTACTGGTTGATCCACAGCAATCTCTTGTGTTCAAAGTCTGGCATAAAGGAG AAATGGAGAGGGTGCTTGGATTTGCCTCTGTAGACCTGTCCCCCTTACTCTGTGGGTTCCAGTCAGTGTGCGGTTGGTACAACATCACAGACTTCAGTGGTCAGTGTCACGGCCAGCTCAAGGTGTCCATCACTCCACTGAGAGGACTCCAAGACCTCCGAGGACAGAGAAAAACTGTGAATGAGGAAGCTGCCACAAACTCATCA gcttTATTCCAGGCGCTTCCTCTCAGCTATCATACCACAGCAACTTACACCAGCTTTCCTGCTCACATCAGTCGATACCCCGAGCAGAAGATTTCCTCACCTGACCACACAGACCGGCTGTTCTCTGAAAG ATCCAGTGAGAGTGATCGCTATTTTGAACACATGGACAAAGTTCGTCTCTACCATCAGAGTCTGCAGGAGCAAACGGCAAATAATTCTATTGGTAGCAGCACTGCTGCAGACATCAACCCATCCAGCTCcttcctgttttcagcactcag GAAAAAACTAAGTGAGCTGGACAACATCCAAAAATACTTCAGCCGCAAGCTTTCAACTCCCACATTCCCGCCTGTGATTGAGCAGGATGTTCAAACCaagcatgaggaggagagggacgcCGAGACAGACTCATGTCAGCTTCTTCTCAGGTCCAACCAGTTAGTCGGAGAAGTCAACAATATCATTAGTG GTCTACAAGAACACAACCCAACAAAGATTCCCTCAAATCTACCGAGCAGCTCAACAACTTCCCCCTTTGCTGACAACAACCTGCAAACTATCACTGAGAGCCTCTCCAGTCCACGCAGAGCTTCAAACTCTTCCCAAGAAGATGTGTTTCGGATGTTGACGCCTCTGCCAAAGATGCCTGACGACAAGTGGGACTCTGAGCCTGAGGAAGAAAACGACAGACATAACTACCAAGCTTCTGTGTCTGAGGACGAAAACAAAGAAGGGTCAGATAGAGATGAAGACAGCACCGAGCtcagagaggatgaggaagcTGAAGAAGACAATGACGGAGACTACGACGTGGTCGTTTTGCAGCCGAGACCTCTGAATGAAATGACCTCTTTAACAGACAAAACCAGTCCTTGGACCAGCATCATGTCTGACCCTGATCTGGTTTCTCTTCAAAGCTTGGAGGCATCTGAGGAGCAAGATCTGAGCCAAGATGACGGAGAGAATTGGCAGATGGTTAATCTCCAAACTAACGAAAGTGGTGAGGAACACGAGTTTaccagaggagaagagagagagcgcgatGATGAAAGTTTAAACGGATCAGCAGAAGATGTTTCAGACGTAGACAGAGATGTTGAAAGGGCACCACGAGTTGTAcatgagagaggagaagaacccGACAGCATGAATGAAAAGAGTTCACCACCCAGAACACAGCACACCACAGATACCCATGATGCTTCAGGCACCCAAGACAATCAAGACACTCCACTCAAACT CTCGGTGCCTGTGGAGGTTCCCAATTTCTTCCTGCCCTCTCGCCAGCTGGAGGCATCTATGAGAGCCATACGATtagctccttctttctctcaggCGTCCTGTGACACA GGTCGAGGCTCTTCAGGTCACAGGATGACACATCTCCGAGGTCCTCGACAGCGACCCGACATGTCGCCATCATCCATAAAGAAAGAGACTGAAAGGATAGCCAAAATATTTGCTGCTCACTTTGACGACAGTTAA